The stretch of DNA TCAGGACTGATTTTTTGTAGTGAAAGCCAACGAAATGATTGTGATAGTTCAATTCTTTCCTTAAAATCAAAAGGCGTTTGTGAGATTCGGACGGCTAAAGGAGAGCTATTTCTAACTAAGTAATAAATGCTGATCAGTTGTCCGCTGCCAAACATTGATTCCTGAAAAAAGTCGGTCGTATAAAAATGATCCAGCACTTCAATTTCACAACCACATTCCTCCATAAACTCACGTTTTAATCCGTCAATTGTTCCTTCTCCAAACTCCAATCCACCTCCGGGAAACTTAGAGAATTCAATGCCATATTCAAATTCATCGCTTACCAGTACTTCATTATTTTCATTTATGAGGATTCCGTAAACTCTTACGTTGAATTTTTTTACCATTTCTAATTAATTACGTTTTTGGGGTTGCGGGTTATTAGTTGAATATTAATCTAACATTTCAATATTAATAAAACAATCGAGAACTCGCAATGCGTAACTCACAACTCTCCATTTTCT from Solitalea canadensis DSM 3403 encodes:
- a CDS encoding NUDIX hydrolase, translated to MVKKFNVRVYGILINENNEVLVSDEFEYGIEFSKFPGGGLEFGEGTIDGLKREFMEECGCEIEVLDHFYTTDFFQESMFGSGQLISIYYLVRNSSPLAVRISQTPFDFKERIELSQSFRWLSLQKISPEDMTFPIDKHVVSMLLTRIQSFSN